Proteins co-encoded in one Dendropsophus ebraccatus isolate aDenEbr1 chromosome 9, aDenEbr1.pat, whole genome shotgun sequence genomic window:
- the HOXD13 gene encoding homeobox protein Hox-D13 — MCKALSKRNQWEMEGLRGGEGSSSTQCRNFLSSPAVFGTPSSRTVSGLAYPGPERSSSARSEATKEGATCPASTGPSAPSLGYGYHFGNGYYSCRMSHGVGLQQNPLKSSSHASLGGFPVEKYMDVSSLASTSVPSSEVPARPKEVSYFQGYTNPYQHVPGYLDMVSSFSSGEPRHETYISMEGYQSWTLANGWNSQVYCAKDQNQAPHFWKSSFPGDVALNQPDMCVYRRGRKKRVPYTKLQLKELENEYAINKFINKDKRRRISAATNLSERQVTIWFQNRRVKDKKIVSKLKDNIS; from the exons ATGTGCAAAGCTCTCAGCAAACGCAACCAGTGGGAGATGGAAGGACTTAGAGGGGGAGAGGGCTCCTCCAGTACCCAGTGCCGGAATTTCCTCTCTTCTCCTGCTGTGTTTGGCACTCCCTCCAGCAGAACAGTCTCAGGACTAGCCTACCCTGGCCCTGAGAGGTCCTCTTCTGCCCGATCAGAGGCCACCAAGGAAGGAGCGACCTGTCCAGCCTCTACTGGGCCCTCAGCCCCCTCTCTTGGATATGGTTACCACTTTGGAAACGGATATTACAGTTGTCGCATGTCTCATGGTGTAGGTCTCCAGCAGAACCCTCTGAAGTCCTCCAGCCATGCCTCTCTAGGAGGGTTCCCGGTGGAGAAGTACATGGACGTGTCTAGTCTGGCCAGCACCAGTGTCCCCAGCAGTGAGGTCCCTGCCAGGCCCAAGGAGGTCTCTTACTTTCAGGGCTACACCAACCCCTACCAGCATGTGCCTGGATACTTAGATATGGTGTCCTCCTTCAGCTCTGGGGAGCCCAGACATGAGACCTACATCTCCATGGAGGGCTACCAGTCATGGACTTTGGCTAATGGCTGGAACAGTCAAGTTTATTGTGCAAAGGACCAGAATCAAGCCCCTCACTTCTGGAAGTCGTCTTTTCCAG GAGATGTCGCCCTGAACCAACCAGACATGTGTGTGTACAGACGGGGGAGGAAGAAGAGGGTGCCTTACACCAAGCTGCAGCTGAAGGAACTAGAGAACGAATATGCCATTAACAAGTTCATTAACAAGGACAAGAGGCGGAGGATATCAGCAGCCACCAACCTCTCGGAGAGACAGGTCACCATATGGTTCCAGAACAGGAGAGTAAAGGACAAAAAAATAGTATCCAAACTAAAGGACAAcatctcctga